One stretch of Streptomyces zhihengii DNA includes these proteins:
- a CDS encoding serine hydrolase domain-containing protein, with product MTEDAAHRGSGAISRRGLGRGAMALGGALALASVPFAATAAGTSPGAGAGGPHHPTLRRGTPARAGLLAPHLDRLVTDAEAFLQPSPRHPWYAGAVLLAGRGGTVALHRAIGKALRYSAYDETTDTAVELPEDQQIPMREDTVFDLASVSKLFTSILAVQQIERGTLELEATVASYLPEFAGAGKQDITVRQLLTHTSGFRSWIPLFKEPTQEGRLRLLWNEAPLNAPGTRYLYSDLNLISLQLVLEKITGRALDVLLHDEITAPLGMHRTRFNPPAEWKPRIAATEDARLPWSGLDRGLVWGEVHDENAYGFGGVAGHAGVFSCAWDLAVLARTLLNGGSYGRARILAPASVELMFTDFNTDFPGDEHGLGFELYQHWYMGAMATPRTAGHTGFTGTSMVLDPTTDSFLIVLGNSVHPVRSWRSGSAPRAAAADNMARAVPVRPARGRTAWFSGMTNATAATLTLPPLGPGAGRLRCSLWWDTEPGADAVLLEASADGGATWQPVPFVATGPDGTARTHPAGTATGWSGRVWHDVEADLSPWREAPVSLRWRSATDRLYVGRGVYADGLRVEDASGRRLFDESRPSDAARVQATGWAPSGD from the coding sequence ATGACCGAGGACGCAGCGCACAGAGGGAGCGGGGCCATCAGCCGACGAGGACTGGGACGCGGGGCCATGGCGCTGGGCGGCGCCCTCGCGCTCGCCTCCGTGCCCTTCGCGGCGACGGCGGCCGGCACCTCCCCCGGCGCCGGCGCGGGAGGACCGCACCACCCGACCCTGCGGCGCGGCACCCCCGCCCGGGCCGGGCTGCTCGCCCCGCACCTCGACCGCCTGGTCACCGACGCCGAGGCCTTCCTCCAGCCCTCCCCGCGGCACCCCTGGTACGCGGGAGCCGTGCTGCTCGCCGGACGCGGCGGCACGGTCGCCCTGCACCGGGCGATCGGCAAGGCCCTGCGGTACTCCGCCTACGACGAGACGACCGACACCGCCGTCGAGCTGCCCGAGGACCAGCAGATCCCGATGCGCGAGGACACCGTCTTCGACCTGGCGTCGGTCTCCAAGCTGTTCACCTCGATCCTCGCCGTGCAGCAGATCGAGCGGGGGACGCTGGAGCTGGAGGCGACCGTCGCCTCGTACCTGCCCGAGTTCGCGGGCGCCGGCAAACAGGACATCACCGTGCGGCAGCTCCTGACGCACACCTCCGGCTTCCGCTCCTGGATCCCGCTCTTCAAGGAGCCGACGCAGGAGGGGCGGCTGCGGCTCCTGTGGAACGAGGCCCCGCTGAACGCGCCGGGCACCCGGTACCTCTACTCCGACCTCAACCTGATCTCGCTGCAACTGGTCCTGGAGAAGATCACCGGCCGCGCGCTGGACGTCCTGCTCCACGACGAGATCACCGCTCCGCTCGGGATGCACCGCACCCGCTTCAACCCGCCCGCCGAGTGGAAGCCGCGCATCGCCGCCACGGAGGACGCCCGGCTGCCCTGGTCCGGCCTCGACCGCGGACTGGTGTGGGGCGAGGTGCACGACGAGAACGCCTACGGCTTCGGCGGGGTCGCCGGCCACGCCGGGGTGTTCTCCTGCGCCTGGGACCTGGCCGTCCTCGCCCGCACCCTGCTCAACGGCGGCTCCTACGGACGCGCCCGGATCCTGGCCCCCGCATCGGTCGAGCTGATGTTCACCGACTTCAACACCGACTTCCCCGGCGACGAGCACGGCCTCGGCTTCGAGCTCTACCAGCACTGGTACATGGGGGCGATGGCCACCCCGCGCACCGCGGGACACACCGGCTTCACCGGGACCAGCATGGTGCTCGACCCGACCACGGACTCGTTCCTGATCGTCCTCGGCAACTCCGTCCACCCGGTGCGGAGCTGGCGCTCCGGCAGCGCGCCGCGCGCCGCGGCGGCCGACAACATGGCCCGCGCGGTCCCCGTGCGTCCCGCCCGGGGGCGCACCGCGTGGTTCTCCGGCATGACGAACGCCACCGCCGCCACGCTCACCCTGCCGCCCCTCGGTCCGGGCGCCGGACGGCTCCGCTGCTCCCTGTGGTGGGACACCGAGCCCGGCGCCGACGCCGTGCTGCTGGAGGCCTCGGCCGACGGCGGCGCGACCTGGCAGCCGGTGCCCTTCGTCGCCACCGGACCCGACGGCACCGCGCGCACCCACCCCGCCGGCACGGCGACCGGCTGGTCGGGGCGCGTGTGGCACGACGTGGAGGCCGACCTCTCCCCCTGGCGCGAGGCACCGGTGTCGCTGCGCTGGCGCAGCGCGACCGACCGGCTCTACGTCGGCCGGGGCGTGTACGCGGACGGCCTCCGCGTCGAGGACGCGTCCGGCCGCCGGCTCTTCGACGAGTCGCGGCCCTCGGACGCGGCCCGCGTCCAGGCCACCGGATGGGCGCCGTCCGGCGACTGA
- a CDS encoding penicillin acylase family protein, with protein sequence MRTRIGRLALGAVALLTAATALPPPAAADGRERHPSGGGLSAVIRYTEYGIPHIVAKDYADLGFGTGWAQAVDQVCVLADGFVTVRGERSRHFGAAGAPDGSLSSATDNLASDLYFRGVRDAGTVERLLATPAPAGPGRAAEELMRGWAAGYNAWLARNRITDPACRGADWVRPVTALDVARRGFAVSVLGGQGRGVDGITAAAPPGSPGAARGPAAAPDPAATARAARQLFAAGSADMGSNAVAFGGQVTANGRGLLLGNPHYPWHGGRRFWQSQQTIPGELNVSGASLLGTVGVSIGFNERVAWSHTVATGVTLNLHQLALDPADPTVYLVDGVRERMTRRTVTVPVKDGAPVSRTQYWTRYGPVVTSLGASLPLPWTTATAYALNDPNAVNLRATDTALAFAKARSTGDIVRGLRRTQGLPWVNTVAADSSGRSLFTQSQVLPRITDELAERCSTPLGRVTYPSSGVAVLDGARGDCALGRDRDAVQPGILGPSRMPLLQDAPYAENSNDSAWLANADTPLTGYERVFGNTGTPRSLRTRGAVEDVAAMADRGRLTVRDLQRQQFANRVPAADLALADTVRACRALSPAPVAACDALAGWDGRMDTGSRGALLFDRFWRALTASVPASRLWKVPFSAADPVATPHTLDTASPEFAAALTGAVAQLRAAGIAPDSPLGDHQFVVRGGERYPVHGGTESLGVWNKIEAAWQPSAGGYAEVAHGTSHVQAVGWDGSGCPVARTLLSYAQSSSPASAHHRDQTALYSGERWVTSRFCERDILASPELEVVRVRERR encoded by the coding sequence ATCCGGACCCGCATCGGACGGCTCGCCCTGGGCGCCGTCGCCCTGCTGACCGCCGCGACGGCGCTGCCGCCCCCGGCGGCGGCCGACGGCCGCGAGCGGCATCCCTCGGGCGGCGGGCTGTCCGCCGTCATCCGCTACACCGAGTACGGCATCCCGCACATCGTCGCGAAGGACTACGCGGACCTGGGCTTCGGCACGGGCTGGGCGCAGGCCGTCGACCAGGTGTGCGTGCTGGCCGACGGCTTCGTCACGGTGCGCGGCGAACGCTCGCGCCACTTCGGGGCGGCCGGTGCCCCGGACGGGTCGCTGTCGTCGGCGACGGACAACCTCGCCAGCGATCTGTACTTCCGCGGGGTGCGCGACGCGGGGACGGTGGAGCGGCTGCTCGCCACGCCCGCGCCGGCCGGGCCCGGCCGGGCGGCCGAGGAGCTGATGCGCGGCTGGGCGGCCGGCTACAACGCCTGGCTGGCCCGCAACCGGATCACCGACCCGGCCTGCCGGGGCGCCGACTGGGTGCGGCCGGTGACGGCGCTGGACGTCGCCCGCCGCGGGTTCGCGGTGTCCGTACTCGGCGGTCAGGGCCGCGGGGTGGACGGCATCACGGCCGCGGCCCCGCCCGGTTCCCCGGGGGCGGCGCGGGGGCCGGCCGCGGCGCCCGATCCGGCGGCGACGGCGCGGGCCGCGCGGCAGCTCTTCGCCGCCGGGAGCGCCGACATGGGGTCGAACGCGGTGGCCTTCGGCGGGCAGGTGACCGCGAACGGCCGCGGTTTGCTGCTCGGCAATCCGCACTACCCCTGGCACGGCGGCCGGCGCTTCTGGCAGTCGCAGCAGACCATCCCCGGGGAGCTGAACGTCTCGGGGGCCTCACTGCTCGGCACCGTCGGCGTCAGCATCGGCTTCAACGAGCGGGTGGCCTGGAGCCACACCGTGGCGACCGGTGTGACGCTCAACCTCCACCAGCTCGCCCTCGACCCGGCGGACCCGACGGTGTACCTGGTCGACGGGGTGCGGGAGCGGATGACGCGCCGGACGGTGACGGTGCCCGTGAAGGACGGCGCCCCCGTCAGCCGGACCCAGTACTGGACGCGGTACGGCCCGGTGGTCACCTCGCTCGGCGCCTCGCTGCCGCTGCCGTGGACGACGGCGACGGCATACGCGCTGAACGACCCCAACGCGGTGAACCTGCGCGCCACCGACACGGCGCTGGCCTTCGCCAAGGCCCGCTCGACCGGTGACATCGTGCGCGGGCTGCGCCGTACGCAGGGGCTGCCGTGGGTGAACACGGTCGCGGCGGACTCCTCGGGGCGCTCGCTGTTCACCCAGTCGCAGGTGCTGCCCCGGATCACGGACGAGCTGGCCGAGCGGTGCTCGACGCCGCTGGGGCGCGTGACGTACCCGTCGTCGGGCGTCGCGGTGCTGGACGGGGCGCGCGGCGACTGCGCCCTCGGCCGGGACCGGGACGCGGTGCAGCCGGGGATCCTCGGCCCCTCCCGGATGCCGCTGCTCCAGGACGCGCCGTACGCGGAGAACTCCAACGACAGCGCCTGGCTGGCGAACGCCGACACCCCGCTGACCGGCTACGAACGCGTCTTCGGCAACACCGGCACGCCCCGTTCGCTGCGCACCCGCGGCGCCGTCGAGGACGTGGCGGCGATGGCGGACCGCGGGCGTCTGACGGTGCGCGACCTCCAGCGGCAGCAGTTCGCCAACCGGGTGCCGGCGGCGGATCTGGCCCTCGCGGACACGGTCCGCGCCTGCCGGGCGCTGTCGCCCGCGCCGGTGGCGGCGTGCGACGCCCTGGCGGGCTGGGACGGCCGGATGGACACCGGCAGCCGCGGTGCGCTGCTGTTCGACCGGTTCTGGCGCGCGCTGACGGCCTCGGTCCCGGCGTCGCGGCTGTGGAAGGTGCCGTTCTCGGCGGCCGACCCGGTGGCCACCCCGCACACCCTGGACACCGCGTCGCCGGAGTTCGCGGCGGCGCTCACGGGTGCGGTGGCACAGCTGCGGGCGGCGGGCATCGCCCCGGACTCGCCGCTCGGCGACCACCAGTTCGTGGTGCGGGGCGGTGAGCGGTACCCGGTGCACGGGGGCACCGAGTCGCTGGGCGTGTGGAACAAGATCGAGGCGGCCTGGCAGCCGTCGGCCGGCGGGTACGCGGAGGTCGCCCACGGCACCAGCCATGTGCAGGCGGTCGGCTGGGACGGCAGCGGCTGCCCGGTGGCCCGCACGCTGCTCTCCTACGCGCAGTCGTCCAGTCCCGCCTCGGCGCACCACCGGGACCAGACGGCGCTCTACTCGGGTGAGCGCTGGGTGACGTCGCGCTTCTGCGAGCGGGACATCCTCGCCTCGCCGGAGCTGGAGGTGGTCCGGGTGCGCGAGCGCCGCTGA
- a CDS encoding calcium:proton antiporter yields the protein MSAVNVLSFLRRWTVWVPLAAVVALVLSWGRDLSPLAVVVVALCLAGAVLAAVHHAEVVAYRVGEPFGSLVLAVAVTVIEVALIVTLMVDGGEKSATLARDTVFAAVMITCNGIVGLSLLVAALRHRVAVFNAEGSGAALATVATLAVMSLVLPTFTTSKPGPEFSTAQLTFAAIFSLGLYSLFVAVQTVRHREYFLSVTPDGELKDEEGDRAEIPTRAAAFVSLVLLLVALVAVVGDAKAVSPTIESGVESAGMPHSVVGVVIALLVLLPETLAAVRAARRERVQTSLNLALGSAMASIGLTIPVIALATIWLEGPLVLGLGATHMVLLALTVVTGALTIVPGRATPLQGGVHLAILAAFVFLAVSP from the coding sequence ATGAGCGCGGTGAACGTCCTGTCCTTCTTGCGCCGGTGGACCGTCTGGGTGCCGTTGGCCGCGGTCGTCGCGCTGGTGCTCAGCTGGGGACGCGACCTGTCACCACTGGCCGTCGTGGTGGTCGCCCTCTGCCTGGCCGGCGCCGTGCTCGCCGCCGTCCACCACGCCGAGGTGGTCGCCTACCGGGTCGGGGAGCCGTTCGGCTCCCTGGTGCTGGCCGTGGCCGTCACCGTCATCGAGGTGGCCCTGATCGTCACCCTGATGGTGGACGGGGGCGAGAAGTCCGCCACCCTGGCCCGCGACACCGTGTTCGCCGCCGTCATGATCACCTGCAACGGGATCGTCGGACTGTCCCTGCTCGTCGCCGCGCTCCGTCACCGCGTCGCCGTCTTCAACGCCGAGGGGTCGGGGGCCGCGCTCGCCACCGTCGCCACCCTGGCCGTGATGAGCCTGGTGCTGCCCACCTTCACCACCAGCAAGCCCGGCCCCGAGTTCTCCACGGCCCAGCTCACCTTCGCCGCGATCTTCTCGCTGGGCCTCTACTCGCTGTTCGTCGCCGTCCAGACCGTGCGCCACCGCGAGTACTTCCTGTCCGTCACCCCGGACGGCGAACTCAAGGACGAGGAGGGCGACCGGGCGGAGATCCCGACCCGCGCGGCGGCGTTCGTCAGTCTCGTCCTGCTGCTCGTGGCACTCGTCGCCGTCGTCGGCGACGCCAAGGCCGTCTCGCCCACCATCGAGTCGGGGGTGGAGTCCGCCGGGATGCCCCACTCCGTCGTCGGCGTGGTGATCGCCCTGCTGGTGCTGCTGCCGGAGACCCTCGCCGCCGTGCGCGCCGCCCGCCGCGAACGGGTGCAGACCAGCCTCAACCTGGCCCTCGGCTCCGCCATGGCCAGCATCGGACTGACCATCCCCGTCATCGCCCTGGCGACGATCTGGCTGGAGGGACCGCTGGTCCTCGGCCTCGGCGCCACCCACATGGTGCTGCTCGCCCTGACCGTCGTCACCGGCGCGCTCACCATCGTGCCCGGCCGGGCGACACCGCTCCAGGGCGGTGTGCACCTGGCGATCCTCGCGGCCTTCGTCTTCCTGGCGGTGAGCCCGTAG
- a CDS encoding phytoene desaturase family protein, translated as MPAHASYDAVIVGGGHNGLVAAAYLARAGRSVLLLERGATTGGAAVSTRPFPGVDARLSRFSYLVSLLPGKIVRDLGLDFAVRKRTVSSYTPTRAGDGLLVGGPGTAESFARLTGGDREYAAWQEFYGLTRSVAERVFPTLTEPLPTREELRARVGDEEAWRMLFEEPIGTAIERRFDHDLVRGVVLTDALIGTFADAHDASLAQNRCFLYHVIGGGTGDWDVPVGGMGALTDALAAAARSAGAEIAVEHEVTAVVTDGTRAEVTFRTPSAEGTVGAGHVLVNASPRELAALLGDPAPAPAEGAQLKVNMLLRRLPRLRDRRVDPADAFAGTFHVSEGYGQLADAYREAADGRVPSAPPSEIYCHSLTDPSILGARLNAEGAHTLTLFGLHTPARLFADDNDATRERLLAATLAELDTYLEEPIAGALAVDAEGRPCIEAKTPLDLEAELRLPGGHIFHRDLSWPWAAPDTGRWGVETAHANVLLCGAGAVRGGGVSGVPGHNAAMAALGRAG; from the coding sequence ATGCCCGCTCACGCCTCGTACGACGCCGTCATCGTCGGCGGGGGCCACAACGGCCTCGTCGCCGCCGCCTACCTCGCCCGCGCCGGCCGGTCGGTCCTGCTCCTGGAACGCGGCGCGACGACCGGGGGAGCGGCCGTCTCCACGCGGCCGTTCCCCGGTGTCGACGCCCGGCTGTCGCGCTTCTCGTACCTGGTCTCCCTGCTGCCCGGCAAGATCGTCCGGGATCTCGGCCTCGACTTCGCGGTGCGGAAGCGCACCGTCTCGTCGTACACGCCGACCCGCGCCGGGGACGGGCTCCTCGTCGGGGGCCCCGGCACGGCGGAGTCCTTCGCCCGGCTCACCGGCGGCGACCGGGAGTACGCGGCCTGGCAGGAGTTCTACGGCCTGACCCGCTCGGTCGCCGAGCGGGTGTTCCCGACGCTGACCGAGCCGCTGCCCACCCGGGAGGAACTCCGCGCCCGGGTCGGCGACGAGGAGGCCTGGCGGATGCTCTTCGAGGAGCCGATCGGCACCGCGATCGAGCGGCGCTTCGACCACGACCTGGTGCGCGGCGTGGTCCTGACGGACGCGCTGATCGGCACGTTCGCCGACGCCCACGACGCCTCGCTGGCCCAGAACCGCTGCTTCCTCTACCACGTCATCGGCGGCGGCACGGGCGACTGGGACGTCCCCGTGGGCGGCATGGGCGCGCTGACCGACGCCCTCGCCGCCGCGGCCCGCTCGGCGGGCGCGGAGATCGCCGTGGAGCACGAGGTGACGGCCGTGGTGACCGACGGCACGCGGGCGGAGGTGACCTTCAGGACACCGTCCGCCGAGGGCACCGTCGGCGCGGGCCACGTGCTGGTGAACGCCTCGCCCCGGGAGCTGGCCGCGCTGCTCGGCGACCCGGCGCCCGCGCCTGCCGAGGGCGCCCAGCTCAAGGTGAACATGCTGCTGCGGCGGCTGCCGAGGCTGCGGGACCGGCGGGTCGACCCGGCGGACGCGTTCGCCGGCACCTTCCACGTCTCCGAGGGCTACGGGCAACTGGCCGACGCCTACCGGGAGGCGGCGGACGGGCGGGTGCCGAGTGCGCCGCCGTCCGAGATCTACTGCCACTCGCTGACCGACCCCTCGATCCTGGGGGCCCGGCTGAACGCGGAGGGCGCCCACACCCTGACGCTGTTCGGACTCCACACCCCCGCCCGGCTGTTCGCCGACGACAACGACGCGACCCGGGAGCGGCTGCTGGCGGCCACCCTCGCGGAACTCGACACCTACCTGGAGGAGCCGATCGCCGGGGCGCTCGCCGTCGACGCCGAGGGCCGGCCCTGCATCGAGGCGAAGACCCCGCTCGACCTGGAGGCGGAACTGCGCCTGCCCGGCGGCCACATCTTCCACCGGGACCTGTCCTGGCCGTGGGCGGCACCGGACACCGGGCGCTGGGGCGTGGAGACGGCCCACGCCAATGTGCTGCTCTGCGGGGCGGGCGCGGTGCGCGGCGGCGGTGTCAGCGGAGTGCCCGGCCACAACGCCGCGATGGCGGCGCTGGGCCGGGCGGGCTGA
- a CDS encoding serine/threonine-protein kinase, producing MAETRLIHGRYRLLDQIGRGGMGEVWRARDESLRREVAVKCLKPIGVQPDRSIGDVLRERFRREARVAAALQHRGVTVVHDFGEHDGVLYLVMELLDGRNLSQLMEDNKQQPLPVDEVVDIADQIADALAYTHDQGIVHRDLKPANIMRLTGGTVKICDFGIARLGEDIGLSSKLTGTGIAMGTPHYMSPEQIGGGSVDHRSDLYSLGCVLYELATGAPPFDLEDTWSILVGHRDTVPVPPREVREEIPEYLERAVLDLLAKTPDERPADAGELRRRIGASRRPGAHPALPPQRPAVRTAGRAPALPEWTRGMTEGIRAPGAPAASRLPDHTAALTGAWTNPPAIAPLPAQHAPGTAHSALPGRHTPGPHTPVTPTGFPAPHTPPAVTGPHTPAGFPAPPHTSATAARTTPSPELLAVLASRHDAGLSLGRLGRWDEAGEVHRAVAAERDRLLGADHPDTLASRYEVGFTLSRTARAAEALAEFSAVAAGRDRALGPDHPDTLASRQEAAYVLGRLGRHEEAHGIYESVLESRARTMGPDHPDTLRCRHNIAFNLGRLGRIEESCRTAGDVAAARARVLGATHPDTLATRYEVAYTLGRLGRWAEALDTYREVAEARAGTLGADHPDTFAARYEVGISLGRLGRSAEALDLYRALVDDRTRVHGPADPETLRARHTLGVNLGRLARWHEALTEAREVCSLRERVLGPDHPDTLVSRREIAVGFGWLGRWQDAYGVYRQVADSRERVLGPGHPDTLASRNDEAHCLEQLGRHSEAVDLYRRVATLRAAPPA from the coding sequence ATGGCGGAAACCAGGCTGATCCACGGCCGGTACCGACTGCTCGACCAGATCGGGCGCGGCGGCATGGGCGAGGTGTGGCGCGCCCGCGACGAGTCGCTGCGGCGCGAGGTCGCGGTCAAGTGCCTGAAGCCGATCGGGGTCCAGCCCGACCGGTCGATCGGCGACGTCCTGCGGGAGCGGTTCCGCCGCGAGGCCCGGGTGGCCGCCGCGCTCCAGCACCGCGGCGTGACCGTCGTCCACGACTTCGGCGAACACGACGGCGTGCTCTACCTCGTCATGGAACTGCTCGACGGGCGCAACCTCAGCCAGCTCATGGAGGACAACAAGCAGCAGCCGCTCCCGGTCGACGAGGTCGTCGACATCGCCGACCAGATCGCCGACGCCCTCGCCTACACCCACGACCAGGGCATCGTCCACCGCGACCTGAAGCCCGCCAACATCATGCGGCTGACCGGCGGCACGGTGAAGATCTGCGACTTCGGCATCGCGCGCCTCGGCGAGGACATCGGCCTCAGCTCCAAGCTCACCGGCACCGGCATCGCGATGGGCACCCCGCACTACATGTCGCCCGAGCAGATCGGCGGCGGCTCCGTCGATCACCGCAGCGACCTCTACTCGCTCGGCTGCGTGCTCTACGAACTCGCCACCGGGGCACCGCCGTTCGACCTGGAGGACACCTGGTCGATCCTCGTCGGCCACCGTGACACCGTCCCGGTGCCGCCGCGCGAGGTCCGCGAGGAGATCCCCGAGTACCTGGAGCGGGCCGTCCTCGACCTGCTCGCCAAGACCCCCGACGAGCGGCCGGCGGACGCCGGTGAACTGCGCCGCCGCATCGGCGCGTCCCGCCGGCCGGGCGCCCACCCGGCGCTCCCGCCGCAGCGCCCGGCCGTCCGGACCGCCGGCCGGGCGCCCGCACTGCCGGAGTGGACGCGCGGCATGACGGAGGGCATCAGGGCCCCGGGCGCCCCCGCCGCCTCCCGGCTGCCCGACCACACCGCCGCGCTCACCGGCGCCTGGACCAACCCGCCGGCGATCGCCCCGCTCCCCGCGCAGCACGCCCCCGGCACCGCCCACTCCGCCCTCCCCGGCCGCCACACGCCCGGCCCGCACACCCCCGTCACACCGACGGGCTTCCCCGCGCCGCACACCCCGCCCGCCGTCACCGGCCCGCACACCCCCGCGGGCTTCCCCGCGCCGCCCCACACCTCGGCCACGGCCGCGCGGACCACCCCGTCGCCCGAGCTGCTCGCGGTGCTCGCCAGCCGTCACGACGCCGGCCTCAGCCTGGGGCGGCTCGGCCGCTGGGACGAGGCGGGCGAGGTGCACCGGGCGGTCGCCGCCGAGCGCGACCGGCTGCTCGGAGCGGACCACCCCGACACCCTCGCCAGCCGTTACGAGGTCGGCTTCACCCTCAGCAGGACCGCCCGCGCCGCCGAGGCCCTCGCCGAGTTCTCCGCGGTCGCCGCCGGGCGGGACCGCGCCCTGGGCCCGGACCACCCCGACACCCTCGCCTCCCGCCAGGAGGCCGCCTATGTGCTCGGCCGGCTGGGACGGCACGAGGAGGCCCACGGGATCTACGAGTCCGTCCTGGAGTCGCGCGCCCGCACCATGGGCCCCGACCACCCCGACACCCTGCGCTGCCGCCACAACATCGCGTTCAACCTGGGCCGGCTGGGCCGCATCGAGGAGTCCTGCCGGACGGCCGGCGACGTCGCCGCCGCCCGCGCCCGGGTCCTCGGCGCCACCCACCCCGACACCCTGGCGACCCGCTACGAGGTCGCCTACACCCTCGGCAGGCTGGGCCGCTGGGCCGAGGCGCTCGACACCTACCGGGAGGTCGCCGAGGCCCGGGCCGGCACGCTGGGGGCCGACCATCCCGACACCTTCGCCGCGCGCTACGAGGTGGGCATCAGCCTCGGCCGGCTCGGCCGCAGCGCCGAGGCCCTGGACCTCTACCGCGCGCTCGTCGACGACCGCACCCGGGTGCACGGCCCCGCCGACCCGGAGACCCTGCGCGCCCGCCACACACTCGGCGTCAACCTGGGCCGGCTCGCCCGCTGGCATGAGGCGCTGACGGAGGCGCGCGAGGTCTGCTCGCTGCGGGAGCGGGTGCTGGGCCCCGACCACCCCGACACGCTGGTCAGCCGCCGGGAGATCGCCGTCGGCTTCGGCTGGCTGGGCCGCTGGCAGGACGCGTACGGCGTCTACCGCCAGGTCGCCGACTCCCGCGAGCGGGTGCTGGGGCCCGGCCACCCGGACACCCTGGCGAGCCGCAACGACGAGGCGCACTGCCTCGAACAGCTCGGCCGCCACTCCGAGGCCGTCGACCTCTACCGCCGTGTCGCCACCCTCCGCGCCGCCCCACCCGCCTGA
- a CDS encoding endo-1,4-beta-xylanase, with amino-acid sequence MRTAFARRALAAGTSAVLAAAGVVAFSGTAHAAGTLGAAAAEKGRYFGTAVAANHLGEADYATTLNTEFSSVTPENEMKWDALEPSRGTFTYGNADRIVTHAESRGMQVRGHTLVWHSQLPSWVGSLPATELRSAMNNHITQVMTHYKGKIAAWDVVNEAFQDGGSGARRSSPFQDKLGDGFIEEAFRTARAADPAAKLCYNDYNTDGVNAKSNAVYAMVKDFRQRGVPIDCVGLQSHFNAQSPVPSDYQANLQRFADLGVDVQITELDIEGSGSAQATNYGNVTRACLAVTRCTGITVWGVTDKYSWRSGGTPLLFDGTYQKKPAYTAVLTALGGTPGDGGNPPGGGTGTCTAAYTTTASWPGGYNGQVTITAGGSAITAWEVPLTFTAPQKVANSWNGTASWDGSGTVLTMRSSYNGNLAAGGSTSFGFTVTTGGGSASPPAVGACKAS; translated from the coding sequence ATCAGGACAGCTTTCGCGCGCCGTGCGCTGGCCGCGGGCACGTCGGCGGTGCTCGCCGCCGCGGGCGTCGTCGCGTTCTCCGGCACCGCGCACGCGGCGGGCACGCTCGGAGCCGCCGCGGCCGAGAAGGGCCGCTACTTCGGTACGGCCGTGGCCGCGAACCACCTCGGCGAGGCCGACTACGCCACTACGCTCAACACCGAGTTCTCCTCGGTGACCCCCGAGAACGAGATGAAGTGGGACGCGCTGGAGCCCAGCCGCGGCACCTTCACCTACGGCAACGCCGACCGGATCGTCACCCACGCCGAGAGCCGCGGCATGCAGGTGCGCGGGCACACCCTGGTGTGGCACTCCCAGCTCCCGAGCTGGGTCGGCTCCCTCCCCGCCACCGAGCTGCGCTCGGCGATGAACAACCACATCACCCAGGTGATGACGCACTACAAGGGGAAGATCGCCGCGTGGGACGTCGTCAACGAGGCGTTCCAGGACGGCGGGAGCGGCGCCCGCCGCAGTTCGCCGTTCCAGGACAAGCTGGGCGACGGCTTCATCGAGGAGGCGTTCCGCACCGCCCGGGCCGCCGACCCCGCGGCGAAGCTCTGCTACAACGACTACAACACCGACGGCGTGAACGCGAAGAGCAACGCGGTCTACGCGATGGTCAAGGACTTCAGGCAGCGCGGTGTGCCCATCGACTGCGTCGGCCTCCAGTCCCACTTCAACGCCCAGTCGCCCGTGCCCTCCGACTACCAGGCGAACCTCCAGCGCTTCGCCGACCTCGGCGTCGACGTGCAGATCACCGAACTCGACATCGAGGGCTCCGGATCGGCGCAGGCCACCAACTACGGCAATGTGACCAGGGCCTGCCTCGCCGTCACCCGGTGCACCGGGATCACGGTGTGGGGAGTGACGGACAAGTACTCGTGGCGCAGCGGCGGCACCCCGCTGCTGTTCGACGGCACCTACCAGAAGAAGCCCGCCTACACGGCGGTGCTCACCGCCCTCGGCGGCACCCCGGGCGACGGCGGCAACCCGCCCGGCGGCGGCACGGGCACCTGCACCGCGGCCTACACCACCACCGCGAGCTGGCCCGGCGGCTACAACGGCCAGGTGACGATCACCGCGGGCGGCTCGGCGATCACCGCCTGGGAGGTCCCGCTCACCTTCACCGCGCCGCAGAAGGTGGCCAACTCCTGGAACGGCACGGCGAGCTGGGACGGCAGCGGCACGGTGCTGACGATGCGGTCGAGCTACAACGGCAACCTCGCCGCCGGGGGCTCCACGTCCTTCGGCTTCACCGTGACGACGGGCGGCGGCAGCGCCTCGCCGCCGGCCGTCGGGGCCTGCAAGGCGTCCTGA